The DNA window AATGACCTGAAGCTGTACGGCGACGTGGAGTTCAACCTGGACGGCGCCAGCCGCAGCGGCCAGCTGACGTCGCTGAAAGGCAGCGACCACAAAGACTGGAAGCCCGGCAACAAAGAACGTTGGGATATCAACGGCCGCATTCTGGTCGGGTTGGACGGCTACCGCCGCAATCAGGACGGCAACTTCTCCGGCTTCAGCGTGCAGCCGCTGGCGGACATGACCGGCAAAATGAACCTGGACGACGCCGCCTTCTTCTTCGGCAATGAAAAGAACTGGCAAACCAAAATCGGCCGCTTTGAAGCCTACGACATGTTCCCGCTGAATCAGGACACCTTCATTCAATACTCCGGCAATACCGCCAACGATCTGTACGCCGACGGCTTCGGCTATATCTACATGATGAAAGAAGGCCGCGGCCGCAGCAGCAGCGGCGGCAACCTGATGTTGAGCAAATACGCCGGTGATGTCTATTTCGAGCTGAACACGCTGGTGGAGGACGGCACTTCGCTGTTCCAGGACAACAGCTACCACGGCAACGCTCTGGACAATAAGAAAAACGTCGCCTATTTGCGCCCGGTGATCGCCTGGAAAAAAGACGCCTTCAGCATCGCGGCGGCAATGGAAAGCAACGTGGTGAATAACGCCTACGGCTATCAGGACGGCCAGGGCCGCTTCGTCGATCAGTCCAAACGCAACGGCTACGGCATGACGATGAGCTGGAACAACAGCGCCGCCGATCCGGATAACGGCGTGGTGGCCAACCTGAGCACCGCCTATTTGGATGCCTCAGGCGAGCAAGACTTCACCGCCGGCGTCAACGTGCTGTGGCGGCGCTTCGAACTGGGTTATATCTATGCCCATAACAATATCAAAGAGTTCAATACCGCCGGGATCGCCGCCGATATCCACAACCCGCTTAGCGAAC is part of the Serratia marcescens genome and encodes:
- a CDS encoding carbohydrate porin, with the translated sequence MKKLSYLAITTGLFLSASSAAASGSGSTEARLNALEQRLAQAERRAAQAETRATAAERRAQQLEQRTANTERQTAQIVQHAATPETPIANASVLQLSGFNDLKLYGDVEFNLDGASRSGQLTSLKGSDHKDWKPGNKERWDINGRILVGLDGYRRNQDGNFSGFSVQPLADMTGKMNLDDAAFFFGNEKNWQTKIGRFEAYDMFPLNQDTFIQYSGNTANDLYADGFGYIYMMKEGRGRSSSGGNLMLSKYAGDVYFELNTLVEDGTSLFQDNSYHGNALDNKKNVAYLRPVIAWKKDAFSIAAAMESNVVNNAYGYQDGQGRFVDQSKRNGYGMTMSWNNSAADPDNGVVANLSTAYLDASGEQDFTAGVNVLWRRFELGYIYAHNNIKEFNTAGIAADIHNPLSEPGNYDIHTVHASYQIPNIMNMKNFNLYLGAYVSLLEANADNKIANGDNDQRYGMRARFKYFF